The sequence ataataataataataataataataataataataataataataataataataataataataataataattatagttttataaaatcattatgccataaaaatgatttaaatgaattaaatgaattttttaaatttaatcatGAAAATTTCTCAAAAATTCTATTTCATAAATTATCAACTTATAGagatattttgatttatgaATTAATAACATcaaaagtattaaaaaattcaacaacaacaacaacaataatatcaaataaaGTAAAACCAATGGTAGATTTAATTCCTATTATTAAAAGTGTTTCAATTaacaaaagtaataaaaaaaatgaattgattACAATTGTTGGTGAAAATTTATGTTTTATTTCTATAAAtacattgaaattaatttatagtGATGGAACAAAGGatattttattgaaatcaataattcaaaagagtaataatcaaattgttATTGACGCTACTGACATACCAACTGGCAATTTAAAATCActtcaatttaaatcaaattttaaatataataacacaagtagtaataatgaaatttatttacaacaaatttaattttttttttagctaCTCATAAttctggaaaaaaaaaaaaaaaaaaaaaaaaaaaaaaaagtaaaaagtAATTGGGTACCGTGACCGACTGACAACAAGCACATCATAAACCTTACTTTTCGCCGCTTTAGTGCTGGAAATTTTATATCCGACCTGCCAACTTTTTagatacttttttttttttttcaaatgcACGAGTTTTTTGGGCATTAAGTTTTTTCGTCTTAGAGGGGTTGccggaaaaaaaaaagtgaaaaaatacttttttttttccacctTACCAAACCTAAAAATATTggataaaataaacaaatttttgaaaaaaaaaaaaaaaaaaaaaatatttgtttatCTAATgcattataaaaataataataataattataattattatttaaaaaaaaggagaaaggttaaaaatgaaattttttattttaatttttatttgtttaatggTTACAACATATgtttttggatttaaataTACAAAAATTGAAGTCCATAATTTATATGATGACAATTGTTCATTGCAACCCTATGAAAttgtttatcaattaaatggaTGGTGCGTAGATGGTAATACTAATATCGAATGTAACGAAGATGGAACAGTGATTACACAAAATGTTTTTGGTACTAATAGTGGTTGTAAAGGTGCAAAAACAGGTAATATTACAAATGCCAGTGGTACATGTGCATTTGAGAATGTAGTTTATTCATGTGTTGATGATTTCGAAATTCCTGAAAATACATTAGTCAGTGTAGTTACAAATGGTAAATGTGAAAATGATCCAAGTTGGAAAGATGATATTGGTTTAATTGGTTATGAATACTTGAATCAATgtattcaaaattataaagGTGCTTTTGAATTAACTTGTAATTCTTCAATtccatataaaaatatttacaattcCACAAGTGTTTGTAATACTGTTCCAACTGGTTATGGATGGTTTAGTCCAAATGAATGTTCAAAAAATGATCCAACTTTTTACTATTGtaatgtttaaaaatttaaaacaaattttaaataaataaataaaaaaaaaaaaaaaaaatatatatatatatattagcGTTTTAAAACAccactatttttattttttatttgcattaaaatgaatttaaataaaaaaaaaaaaaatgaaaaataaaaataaaatttgaaaaaacagataaagatgaagatatggataattaatttattttattttattttatttattttttttttcaaacctAAAAATATTCCAAAACATTCTTTACGACTTTTTTTTAGGTCAAACGAATCCCGaaaaacaaaagaagaaaaaaattaaaataaaatcgaaaaataataaaattaaaaataaaataaattaaaataaaaataaaaaaaaaaaaaaaaattaaaataaaaacgtgctaaaaaaaaaaaaaaaaaaactagtCTTTAaagttatttatatatacaatCCTAGGTGACAACATTATTATAGGGATGAATTAAttacaacaaataaatattcaaacaTGAACGAAATAGAAGTTGATAATTTATCTCATACCAATAAAAATGTTGCAactgataatattaataataacaataatgataTAGAATTAGAAACAATACCAAacgatagtaataatagtaataataataataataataataataataataataataataataataataataataataataataataatagtaatagtaacgATATAGAATTAGAAACAGAAcctaataatagtaataataataataataataataataataataataataataataataataataataataataataataataataataataataataataataaaaatgaaaataataataaaattaaaaatgaaaaaataaatatattattatcaattaagttatattttattcaatATTTTAAGAAATGGAAAGGTGGAGAGAAATCACCAGTTAGAGCAGATCTTGAAGAGATTGGATGGTCATGGTTATCTTCATTTATTGGTATATTGGTATTAGCATTATTACATTATAGGGTAACTGTTGAAAAAGAGACTATATTTTTACTAGGTTCATTTGCAGCATCTGCtgtattaatttttggtGCTCCAAAATCACCATTAGCTCAACCAAGAAATTTAGTACTTGGACATATAGTATCAGCAACTGTTGGTTCAATCATTAGAGTTGCATTGGTTTATACAAATGCTCAAACTGAAGTAGCATGTGCTTTAGCGGTCAGTTTAGCAATTGTCGGAATGCATTTCACAAAATCAATACATCCACCTGGTGGTGCCACTGCCTTGATTTGTGTTATGAGTGCCGAGCAACGTTGGAGaggtttttattatatattcgTACCTGTGGCATCAGGTTCTTTAACAATGTTATTAACTGCattaattgttaataattttgcaagaaaaagaaagtatCCTGTATTTTGGTggtaattaaattaataataataataataataaataataataataataaataataataataataaataataataataaataataataatagttagtaataataaaataaaaaaatttaaattatatgttATACACCCCCACAATTTGTAATTAtccttattttttaatttattttttattttatctgattggttcaaaatttaaataaagataataataataaaaaaaaattaaaaataaattaattaatattgtaTATCGCAGTTAATAGTGGTTATAAATCTACAccagatttaataattgttttccaccttttttttttttacttttattatttattttattttattatttagttattattttttttaaactttttttatataaaactattatttgttttattttaatatcattttatttaataatacataTATTACCTTATAAAAATGTATAAGTTTaattatgaaaatgatattgattttgCAAATAACCAACCAATAGAATTTTGGGATGAAGTTGCAAAGGATTTAGTTCAttggtaagttttttttatttttctaaattGTCTTGacaaaaaactaataatttaaaaataaaagggaTAAAATGTATGAAAAAGTTTatagtgatgatgaaataTATCCAGATTGGTTTAAAGGTGGTGAATTAAATACATGTTATAATGTTTTAGAtattcatattaaaaatccAGAAACAAGAGATCAAGATGCATTAATTTATGAATGTccatatttaaagaaaactGTAAAATTAacttattatcaattatatgAAAAAGTATGTGAATTTTCAAGagtacttttaaatttaaatatatcaaaaaatgataatgttttaatttatatgtCAAATACATTAGAACCATTAATTGCAATGTTATCATGTGCTCGTATTGGTGCAACTCATTGTGTGTTATTCGATGGTTATTCAGTTAAAAGTTTAATAGATAGAATTGAAACAATTacaccaaaattaataattacaacaaattatggtatttttaatgatgaaattattaatttcataccaaatttaaaagaatcaattgaattatcaacttttaaaCCAAGTAATGTAATTACTTTATTTAGAAATGATATTACAAGCGAATCAGATTTAAAGAAAGTAAATGATATACCAACGATACCAAATACATTAAGTTGgtatgatgaaattaaaaaattcaaagaaaataatcaattaccaTTTTATGAATATGTACCAGTAGAATCAAGTCATCCATTATATATACTATATACAAGTGGTACAACTGGTAATTCTAAAGGGGCTGTTAGAAGTAATGGTCCACATTTAGTTGGTATTAAATATCAAACATTGATACAAAAGGGTAAAACAAAAGTAGTATTTTATCATACAAGTGTTGGGTGGATATCAATTCATAATGCTTTTAATGGTTTATTATCACTTGGATATACATTGGTTATGTTTGAAGGTGGGCTTACTAAAACAAAACATATGGAAGATGATATTTGGGAAGTTATTGAAAGAAATAAAGTAACTTGTGCATCCATAATGGCTAAAGCAATTAGATACTTAATTAAAGTTGATCCTGAATGTAAAAATTTACATTCAAAGtatgatttatcaaatttaaaagaaataatagtTGGTGGAGAACCAATTGAAGAATCAATTCCAAATTATATtcaagagaaattaaaagtaaagTCAATTCGTGTATACGGTCAAACTGAAACTGGAGcatgttatttttattgttatgattataaaaatttaaaaattcctATTAACACAAGTGGCTTTccattttcatctttaaaaGCAATGATTTTTTCAGATGATGGCAAAGAATTAGGTGTTAATGAAATTGGAGAGCttgtatttaaattaccattaccaccaagTTTTGCAActacattttataaaaatgatgaaaagtttaaacaattatttacaaaattccCAGGTTACTATAACCCTGGTGATTTAGGatttaaagatgaaaataa comes from Dictyostelium discoideum AX4 chromosome 2 chromosome, whole genome shotgun sequence and encodes:
- the aslG-2 gene encoding hypothetical protein; this translates as MYKFNYENDIDFANNQPIEFWDEVAKDLVHWDKMYEKVYSDDEIYPDWFKGGELNTCYNVLDIHIKNPETRDQDALIYECPYLKKTVKLTYYQLYEKVCEFSRVLLNLNISKNDNVLIYMSNTLEPLIAMLSCARIGATHCVLFDGYSVKSLIDRIETITPKLIITTNYGIFNDEIINFIPNLKESIELSTFKPSNVITLFRNDITSESDLKKVNDIPTIPNTLSWYDEIKKFKENNQLPFYEYVPVESSHPLYILYTSGTTGNSKGAVRSNGPHLVGIKYQTLIQKGKTKVVFYHTSVGWISIHNAFNGLLSLGYTLVMFEGGLTKTKHMEDDIWEVIERNKVTCASIMAKAIRYLIKVDPECKNLHSKYDLSNLKEIIVGGEPIEESIPNYIQEKLKVKSIRVYGQTETGACYFYCYDYKNLKIPINTSGFPFSSLKAMIFSDDGKELGVNEIGELVFKLPLPPSFATTFYKNDEKFKQLFTKFPGYYNPGDLGFKDENNCYGVVSRSDDQIKISGNKVQLNKIETSILKHPLVLECCSIGIYNPDCYNVPIAFLVLKQQEDQSIQQIDLNKLQSEINIIISKDIENFAILRKTLIVTQIPKTKAGKIQRQIISKYLNDINYELPDNVCDVEIFYKIKDLYNNVK
- a CDS encoding HPP family protein, yielding MNEIEVDNLSHTNKNVATDNINNNNNDIELETIPNDSNNSNNNNNNNNNNNNNNNNNNNNNNNSNSNDIELETEPNNSNNNNNNNNNNNNNNNNNNNNNNNNNNNNNNKNENNNKIKNEKINILLSIKLYFIQYFKKWKGGEKSPVRADLEEIGWSWLSSFIGILVLALLHYRVTVEKETIFLLGSFAASAVLIFGAPKSPLAQPRNLVLGHIVSATVGSIIRVALVYTNAQTEVACALAVSLAIVGMHFTKSIHPPGGATALICVMSAEQRWRGFYYIFVPVASGSLTMLLTALIVNNFARKRKYPVFWW